Proteins encoded by one window of Streptacidiphilus sp. PB12-B1b:
- a CDS encoding transposase: MPVAEDHSHSAPPGRRSTCSRISVPLDWARKYLSLTVKTVKRPPGQVGFKVLPKRWVVERTLSWLIRARRNVRDYERLSAHSEASLNWASITLMTRRIARQQAHTASSLELAAA; encoded by the coding sequence ATGCCGGTGGCGGAAGACCACAGCCACAGCGCGCCGCCGGGCAGGCGGTCGACCTGCAGTCGGATCAGCGTCCCCCTCGACTGGGCCCGCAAGTACCTGAGCCTGACGGTGAAGACGGTCAAACGCCCGCCCGGCCAGGTCGGCTTCAAGGTCCTGCCCAAGCGTTGGGTGGTCGAGCGCACCTTGAGCTGGCTGATCCGGGCCCGCCGCAACGTCCGCGACTACGAACGCCTGTCGGCCCACAGTGAGGCTAGCCTCAACTGGGCCTCGATCACACTGATGACCCGGCGTATCGCCCGCCAGCAGGCGCACACTGCATCATCCCTCGAACTGGCCGCGGCCTGA
- a CDS encoding MarR family transcriptional regulator, translating to MLAHQEAPRSPTESSTWSDADFEAMGWHDVTIHGLCVQPGSADNSLPRLLLDIDYIVRWVHPVAPETRFSFWIAPSTVVFEDVWEVEGDLDFKGTAMSLKIDNLRRSTPEDSRGGPQWHLEGHSLALTRGELATLLRLVEACFAPGWRTKGEDWSTAPGLLGTGSGPTAASDRLALLLLVLECGSRGRVRLCGGRADERHGRSATTLARLMSCTPSRAARILARLEEQGLVDRRRVKTASGLHHRARLLVPAVAAAHGASVPADVEDQAQEQAVEAAEAGIADPAPAAGVGEPPADDVSVQAPVLDVAGGVWKLQTPHQRHTFTLITLLWLMWLVMLALWMVFPAKPSSGRAVYGRSAQTCARTPPSRPETAPG from the coding sequence ATGCTCGCACACCAGGAAGCACCAAGATCACCGACAGAGTCAAGCACCTGGAGCGACGCCGACTTCGAGGCGATGGGATGGCACGACGTCACCATCCACGGACTCTGCGTGCAGCCAGGCTCCGCCGACAACTCACTACCGCGCTTGTTGCTGGACATCGACTACATCGTTCGTTGGGTCCATCCGGTCGCGCCGGAGACGCGCTTCAGCTTCTGGATCGCGCCGTCCACGGTCGTGTTCGAGGACGTCTGGGAGGTTGAGGGCGATCTCGACTTCAAGGGCACGGCCATGAGTCTCAAGATCGACAACCTGCGACGATCGACGCCAGAGGACAGTCGCGGAGGCCCGCAGTGGCACCTTGAGGGCCACTCGCTGGCGCTGACGCGCGGGGAGCTGGCGACGCTGCTGCGGCTGGTAGAGGCGTGCTTCGCGCCAGGGTGGCGGACGAAGGGGGAGGACTGGTCGACGGCGCCGGGGCTGCTGGGCACGGGTAGCGGTCCGACAGCGGCGTCGGACCGGCTGGCGTTGCTGCTGTTGGTGCTGGAGTGCGGCAGCCGGGGTCGGGTGCGGCTGTGCGGTGGCCGTGCGGATGAGCGGCACGGGCGGTCGGCGACGACGTTGGCGCGGCTGATGTCGTGCACGCCGTCGCGGGCTGCCCGGATCCTGGCCCGGCTGGAGGAGCAGGGGCTGGTGGACCGGCGCCGGGTGAAGACCGCGTCCGGGCTGCACCACCGTGCCCGGCTGCTGGTGCCGGCGGTGGCGGCCGCGCACGGGGCCTCGGTCCCCGCCGACGTGGAGGATCAGGCCCAGGAGCAGGCTGTGGAGGCAGCCGAAGCCGGAATTGCAGACCCCGCACCGGCGGCAGGGGTGGGAGAGCCGCCCGCTGATGATGTATCAGTGCAGGCCCCGGTCCTGGATGTGGCGGGTGGTGTGTGGAAGTTGCAGACCCCGCACCAGCGGCACACCTTCACACTGATCACTCTCCTGTGGCTGATGTGGTTGGTGATGCTTGCCCTGTGGATGGTTTTTCCGGCGAAGCCGTCGTCGGGGCGGGCCGTCTACGGCCGGAGCGCGCAGACGTGCGCGAGGACGCCGCCATCCAGGCCGGAGACCGCCCCCGGCTGA
- a CDS encoding transposase: MPHRLQVRDGHRAGRSRLPPQRAGRLPRAPGPGRPGRPSPGSGARPTEEGRPRGRAHHAAHRLHPRPGRGARPDPTRARHRGGPRRARRSRPHRRGLAGRPGRRGLGAPLRPPGPVGQEPHPAQDPDPGRRRRCLSAAGGPARQRGRLRFRSAGRGPAADRGAELLPRCDGPAALAHRRGRRPAALRLGSRLSLRHHGALRPARAHHPLEGLRCPPHRDLCRRQRQRDHGRGHHLGRHQRRPGPARHPHPPGPSRTAARRAPGRRRLHLPGPPGTSRPRTPGHRHRSTPGQPHQPAPQERRLRSRRLPHRLRPPPSDLPPGPGQRGLARPLPDLLTHRRTTDRARFTRSQCQPCPDRPQCTSSSDARNVGFPPQELRDLQVRVRAEQQTPEWKSRYAVRSGVEGTINEFAHGHGMRSCRYRGQPKAHLQHVLTAIAVNLERLSSRPEAEKTSSPRPPTAFQTFLDQQAIPRSKSWRTLGT, encoded by the coding sequence GTGCCGCATCGACTTCAAGTACGCGATGGCCATAGAGCTGGACGATCCCGGCTTCCACCACAGCGTGCTGGCCGACTTCCGCGAGCGCCTGGCCCAGGACGACCGGGCCGACCGTCTCCTGGATCTGGCGCTCGCCCGACTGAAGAAGGCCGGCCTCGTGGGCGAGCGCACCACGCAGCGCACCGACTCCACCCACGTCCTGGCCGCGGTGCGCGACCTGACCCGACTCGAGCTCGTCACCGAGGCGGTCCGCGCCGCGCTCGAAGAAGTCGCCCGCACCGCCGGGGACTTGCTGGTCGACCTGGTCGACGAGGACTGGGGGCGCCGCTACGGCCGCCCGGCCCGGTTGGGCAAGAACCCCACCCGGCCCAAGACCCGGATCCTGGCCGCCGGCGACGATGCCTGTCGGCTGCTGGAGGCCCTGCACGGCAGCGGGGCCGCTTACGGTTCCGGTCCGCAGGCCGAGGCCCTGCGGCAGATCGTGGTGCAGAACTACTACCGCGATGCGACGGGCCGGCTGCGCTGGCGCACCGCCGAGGACGGCGGCCTGCCGCCCTCCGCCTCGGCAGTCGTCTCTCCCTACGACACCACGGCGCGCTACGTCCGGCACGGGCACATCATCCGCTGGAAGGGCTACGCTGCCCACCTCACCGAGACCTGTGCCGCCGACAGCGTCAACGTGATCACGGACGTGGCCACCACCTCGGCCGCCACCAACGACGGCCAGGCCCTGCCCGGCATCCACACCCGCCTGGCCCGTCGCGGACTGCTGCCCGCCGAGCACCTGGTCGACGGCGGCTACACCTCCCTGGTCCACCTGGAACGAGCCGCCCGCGAACACCAGGTCACCGTCACCGGTCCACTCCCGGGCAACCCCACCAGCCAGCACCGCAAGAACGAAGGCTTCGATCGCGACGACTTCCACATCGACTTCGACCGCCGCCAAGTGACCTGCCCCCAGGGCCAGGTCAGCGCGGGCTGGCACGGCCCCTACCCGACCTCCTCACCCACCGCCGCACCACTGATCGTGCGCGGTTCACCAGGAGCCAGTGCCAGCCGTGCCCAGACCGGCCTCAGTGCACCAGCTCCAGTGACGCCCGCAACGTGGGCTTTCCCCCGCAGGAACTCCGTGACCTGCAAGTCCGCGTCCGCGCCGAGCAGCAGACACCTGAGTGGAAGTCCCGCTACGCGGTCCGCTCCGGAGTGGAGGGCACCATCAACGAGTTCGCCCACGGCCACGGCATGCGCAGCTGCCGCTACCGAGGACAGCCGAAAGCCCACCTGCAACACGTACTCACAGCCATCGCCGTGAACCTCGAGCGGCTCAGCAGCAGGCCAGAGGCCGAGAAAACCTCTTCACCGAGACCGCCCACCGCCTTCCAGACCTTCCTGGACCAGCAGGCGATTCCCCGATCCAAGTCCTGGCGCACCCTCGGCACATAA
- a CDS encoding RHS repeat-associated core domain-containing protein, with protein MTARGPDQPGYCKGVENRVDSRPAGTLRGTPTVTVPNPLGYDGAYLNTSGLYTMGDRTYDPTIARFTQPDPKGQGPDPYAYAGDNPVNNTDPTGTSFLNISISGCLGICVDLGVDIGADGVNGTAGLGVGPDAGVDASATENSGEAEDGVDGELECTAGGAVVGAGTGGGVEAGATTATEAGCEAGVVATY; from the coding sequence ATCACCGCGCGAGGCCCCGACCAGCCCGGATACTGCAAGGGGGTCGAAAACCGCGTCGACTCCAGACCCGCCGGAACCCTCCGCGGCACCCCCACCGTCACCGTCCCCAATCCACTGGGCTACGACGGTGCCTACCTCAACACCAGCGGCCTCTACACCATGGGCGACCGCACCTACGACCCCACCATCGCCCGCTTCACCCAACCCGACCCCAAGGGCCAAGGCCCCGACCCCTACGCCTACGCCGGCGACAATCCCGTCAACAACACCGACCCCACCGGAACCTCGTTCCTCAATATCTCCATCAGCGGTTGCCTGGGCATCTGCGTCGACCTGGGGGTTGACATCGGAGCGGACGGGGTCAACGGAACTGCCGGTCTGGGAGTAGGACCTGACGCTGGGGTGGACGCCAGCGCTACCGAGAACAGCGGTGAGGCGGAGGACGGCGTGGACGGCGAACTTGAGTGCACCGCTGGCGGCGCCGTGGTTGGCGCAGGTACCGGGGGCGGTGTGGAAGCCGGAGCCACTACGGCGACGGAAGCAGGTTGCGAAGCCGGCGTGGTGGCAACTTACTGA
- a CDS encoding IS3 family transposase, producing MAGFPVVSRRSGRPEPPVTESQLLAELRWLRRELEHVRADNELLREAAGPLIHLAPARERFAFIHAHRSQFSLRRLCRVLITDRSNYRAWVRAQAIREERARQEAELLERIREVHTAHPAYGAERVTRELKREGVEVGRRRIARLMRHNGLSGITRRKRRNLTKPDQAAATITDLIQRQFTAPMPSLKLTGDITCFPTGEGWLYL from the coding sequence GTGGCAGGGTTCCCGGTCGTGTCTCGCCGATCAGGTCGCCCAGAACCCCCAGTCACAGAATCCCAGTTACTCGCTGAACTCCGCTGGCTCAGGAGGGAACTCGAGCATGTTCGGGCTGACAACGAGTTACTGCGGGAGGCCGCGGGGCCGCTGATCCACCTGGCGCCGGCCCGTGAACGCTTCGCGTTCATTCACGCCCACCGCAGCCAGTTCAGCCTGAGGCGACTGTGCCGCGTACTGATCACCGACCGCAGCAACTACCGCGCCTGGGTCCGCGCCCAAGCCATCCGCGAGGAACGAGCCCGCCAGGAAGCCGAACTCCTGGAGCGGATCCGAGAAGTCCATACCGCCCACCCGGCCTACGGTGCCGAACGCGTCACCCGCGAACTCAAGCGCGAAGGAGTCGAAGTCGGACGACGCCGCATCGCCCGACTTATGCGCCACAACGGCCTGTCCGGGATCACCAGACGCAAACGGCGGAACCTCACCAAGCCCGACCAGGCCGCAGCCACCATCACCGACCTGATCCAGCGCCAGTTCACCGCGCCCATGCCCAGCCTCAAACTCACAGGTGACATCACCTGCTTCCCGACCGGCGAGGGCTGGCTGTACCTATAA
- a CDS encoding site-specific integrase, with translation MFVTVLSEKWPVLDRHARAAEWLQIWSDLGRAPRTIDAYARGLGEFLLACERDGNDPERVNRSHIAAFVRELRTRPSRGGSNVLALDSGRVCPMPLCSSGWCR, from the coding sequence ATGTTCGTGACGGTGTTGTCGGAGAAGTGGCCGGTCTTGGACCGGCATGCGCGGGCGGCCGAGTGGCTGCAGATCTGGTCGGACCTGGGCCGGGCGCCCCGGACGATCGATGCGTACGCCCGTGGTCTGGGCGAGTTCCTGCTGGCGTGCGAGCGGGACGGGAACGATCCGGAGAGAGTCAATCGGAGCCATATCGCTGCTTTTGTACGGGAGTTGAGGACCAGGCCAAGTCGCGGCGGATCGAATGTCCTGGCCCTGGACTCGGGGCGGGTCTGTCCAATGCCACTTTGCAGCAGCGGCTGGTGCCGGTGA
- a CDS encoding site-specific integrase translates to MQQRLVPVRLFFDFLVEEGVRESNPVGRGRYTPGRAGGTGVARGLVPRMVKLPWIPAEAEWLQVLDVFRAEPIRNRLMLAVAYDAALRREELCSLRTDDIDPAHRMLRVRAETTKTRQERMVPYSASTGVLLGEYLRHRATLSRARGPLFLSESRRNAAQPLTLWTWSKVVRRIALDAEVPRFSTHTTRHLCLTDLARMGWELHAIATFAGHRSPESTLRYIHLSGRELSARLNASMSHLHAWRIEMLTGTERNAR, encoded by the coding sequence TTGCAGCAGCGGCTGGTGCCGGTGAGGCTGTTCTTCGACTTCCTGGTCGAGGAAGGGGTGCGCGAGTCGAATCCGGTGGGCCGTGGCCGCTACACACCGGGGCGGGCAGGCGGCACCGGGGTCGCGCGGGGGCTGGTGCCGCGCATGGTCAAGCTGCCGTGGATCCCGGCCGAGGCCGAGTGGCTGCAGGTCCTGGACGTCTTCCGGGCCGAGCCGATCCGCAACCGGCTGATGCTGGCGGTGGCCTACGATGCGGCGCTTCGGCGGGAGGAGCTGTGCTCGCTGCGGACGGACGACATCGATCCGGCCCACCGCATGCTGCGGGTGCGGGCGGAGACCACCAAGACCCGCCAGGAGCGGATGGTGCCCTATTCGGCGTCCACCGGGGTGTTGCTGGGCGAGTACCTGCGCCACCGTGCCACGCTGTCGCGGGCCCGGGGACCGCTGTTCCTCTCGGAGTCGCGCCGCAATGCGGCACAGCCGCTGACCTTGTGGACCTGGTCGAAGGTCGTGCGCCGGATCGCGCTGGACGCCGAGGTGCCGCGCTTTTCCACCCACACCACCCGGCATCTGTGCCTGACGGACCTGGCCCGGATGGGCTGGGAACTGCACGCGATCGCGACCTTCGCCGGACACCGCAGCCCCGAGTCGACCCTGCGCTACATCCATCTGTCCGGCCGTGAACTGTCGGCTCGGCTGAACGCCTCGATGTCGCATCTGCACGCCTGGCGAATCGAGATGCTCACCGGCACGGAGAGGAACGCGAGGTGA
- a CDS encoding site-specific integrase has product MTLPKIGPLAAGPVAADGRPQLFALDRFDQRPGLLDQEAAALAALDLRALRRQRAHGGIPRRTAVHWRALTRLVDPLDQALHALHHDDEVNLRRAGAQAAAVVLANCRAMNRSWWGWTPWDWARLCSTGSTAFRTAQELPTDTATRPFLISLGYLLGGFTDFQHLGHFNRLHLAQLLFGPEAIEAAMGEVAVVADRWGYRSHNRDDGRYRLPGVLAQALLINRSPRLEDLTTEVFARLQAHPATGTRYASGFFALQKILADLGHCHAPVRPGFNHAPTLAGVPEPWSGYLQRWYDTSVLTANVRNNIRTNMAKAGRWLAAEHPEAVDPAHWTRATCADWVAAVDRMAVGDYVQRSDHLHDRLGDPIAPRTKAHILMGTRTFLRDLQEWEWMPRRFDTARALAVPRTIAALIATDPRVIADEIWAKLLWAGLNLQAPDLPGTSAGSYYPLELIRSLALTWLFSGLRSDEISRLRVGCVRWQHEGQPIDGASREVLADQAVCLLDVPVNKTNTAFTKPVDPIVGQAIEAWQALRPAQPKRLDAKTSEHVDLLFSIRAHPVAKNYINRTLIPSLCEKAGVPTADVRGNITSHRARSTIASQLYNAKEPMTLFELQAWLGHRSPVSTQHYAKITPNTLTRAYTEAGYFSRNLRTIEVLVDRDAVASGAAAGGVPWQHYDLGHGYCTYSFFEQCQHRMACARCDFYTPKDSTQAQLLEAKANLQRMLVSIPLTDDERAAVDDGQAALDALLDRLAETPTPAGPSPLELNRPTASRLLPIIEVRQGTQR; this is encoded by the coding sequence GTGACCCTGCCGAAGATCGGCCCGCTTGCCGCCGGCCCGGTCGCCGCAGACGGCCGGCCGCAGTTGTTCGCCCTGGACCGTTTCGACCAGCGCCCGGGGCTGCTGGACCAGGAGGCTGCCGCCCTGGCAGCGCTGGACCTGCGGGCCCTGCGTCGTCAGCGGGCCCACGGCGGCATCCCGCGACGGACCGCTGTGCACTGGAGAGCACTGACCCGCCTGGTCGACCCCCTCGACCAGGCCCTTCACGCCCTGCACCACGACGATGAGGTCAATCTTCGCCGGGCCGGGGCACAGGCTGCGGCCGTCGTCTTGGCCAACTGCCGTGCAATGAACCGCTCGTGGTGGGGCTGGACACCCTGGGACTGGGCACGGTTGTGCTCCACCGGCAGCACCGCGTTCCGCACAGCACAGGAACTCCCGACAGACACTGCGACCCGCCCGTTCCTGATCTCCCTGGGCTATCTCCTCGGCGGCTTCACCGATTTCCAGCACCTGGGCCACTTCAACCGGCTCCACCTGGCCCAGCTCCTCTTCGGCCCCGAAGCCATCGAGGCGGCGATGGGCGAGGTCGCCGTGGTCGCGGACCGCTGGGGATACCGCAGCCACAATCGTGACGACGGCCGCTACCGGCTGCCCGGGGTCCTGGCCCAGGCCCTGCTGATCAACCGCAGCCCTCGCCTGGAGGACCTGACCACCGAGGTGTTCGCCCGCCTGCAGGCGCACCCGGCCACCGGCACCCGGTATGCGTCCGGGTTCTTTGCCCTGCAGAAGATCCTGGCCGACCTGGGGCACTGCCATGCCCCCGTCCGCCCCGGCTTCAACCACGCCCCGACCCTGGCCGGGGTCCCCGAGCCGTGGTCGGGCTATCTGCAGCGTTGGTACGACACCTCCGTCCTGACCGCGAACGTCCGCAACAACATCCGCACGAACATGGCCAAGGCCGGCCGCTGGCTGGCCGCCGAGCATCCCGAGGCCGTCGATCCGGCCCACTGGACCCGGGCGACCTGCGCGGACTGGGTCGCCGCGGTCGACAGGATGGCCGTCGGCGACTACGTCCAGCGCAGTGACCACCTCCACGACCGCCTCGGCGATCCGATCGCCCCGCGCACCAAGGCCCACATCCTCATGGGCACCCGCACATTCCTGCGTGACCTGCAGGAATGGGAATGGATGCCCCGCCGGTTCGACACCGCCCGGGCACTGGCGGTGCCCCGCACCATCGCCGCGCTGATCGCCACCGATCCCCGCGTCATCGCCGACGAGATCTGGGCCAAGCTGTTGTGGGCCGGGCTCAACCTCCAGGCCCCGGACCTGCCGGGCACCTCCGCCGGCAGCTACTACCCCCTCGAATTGATCCGCTCGCTCGCACTGACCTGGCTGTTCTCCGGTCTGAGGAGCGATGAGATCTCCCGGTTGCGGGTCGGCTGCGTCCGCTGGCAGCACGAGGGACAGCCCATCGACGGTGCCTCCCGCGAGGTCCTGGCCGACCAGGCCGTCTGCCTGCTCGACGTCCCGGTCAACAAGACCAACACCGCTTTCACCAAGCCCGTCGACCCGATCGTCGGCCAGGCCATCGAAGCCTGGCAGGCCCTGCGGCCCGCCCAGCCGAAGCGCCTCGATGCCAAGACCAGCGAACACGTCGACCTGCTCTTCTCCATCCGAGCCCACCCGGTCGCGAAGAACTACATCAACCGCACCCTGATCCCCTCGCTCTGCGAGAAGGCCGGAGTGCCCACCGCCGACGTCCGCGGCAACATCACCAGCCACCGGGCCCGATCCACCATCGCCAGCCAGCTCTACAACGCCAAGGAGCCGATGACCCTCTTCGAGCTGCAGGCATGGCTCGGCCACCGCAGCCCGGTCAGCACCCAGCACTACGCGAAGATCACCCCGAACACGCTGACCAGGGCCTACACCGAAGCCGGGTACTTCTCCCGCAACCTGCGGACCATCGAGGTCCTGGTCGACCGCGACGCCGTCGCCTCCGGCGCCGCCGCGGGCGGGGTGCCCTGGCAGCACTACGACCTCGGCCACGGCTACTGCACCTACAGCTTCTTCGAGCAGTGCCAGCACCGCATGGCCTGCGCACGCTGTGACTTCTACACCCCCAAGGACTCCACCCAGGCCCAACTCCTGGAAGCCAAGGCCAACCTGCAGCGGATGCTCGTCTCTATCCCGCTGACCGACGACGAACGCGCCGCCGTCGACGACGGACAGGCCGCTCTGGACGCACTCCTCGACCGCCTCGCCGAGACCCCTACCCCCGCCGGCCCCAGCCCTCTCGAGCTGAACCGACCGACCGCCTCCCGACTGCTACCCATCATCGAAGTCCGACAAGGCACCCAACGATGA
- a CDS encoding tyrosine-type recombinase/integrase has protein sequence MSTPHHRPTPFLTTLLADELHRHRSNTVFRTVRDKHLRRSTFQRRIWAPAVHGTTRPDGTHWTEINPKLTFHSLRHSHKTWLIEDGIPDVAQARRLGHRMDHKINDIYSHVAPQVEHNLLNALQTRWQRSLPRRIPRTTASTTATPDRSPPEYPSPVLGPLSKAAPGHFTAPPPAQSIRPHRRH, from the coding sequence GTGTCGACTCCACACCATCGCCCTACCCCCTTCCTCACCACCCTCCTCGCCGACGAACTCCACCGACACCGCAGCAACACCGTCTTCCGCACCGTCCGCGACAAACACCTGCGCCGCTCCACCTTCCAACGCCGCATCTGGGCCCCCGCCGTCCACGGCACCACCCGCCCCGACGGCACCCACTGGACCGAGATCAACCCCAAACTCACCTTCCACAGCCTCCGCCACAGCCACAAAACCTGGCTCATCGAAGACGGCATCCCCGACGTAGCCCAAGCCCGCCGCCTCGGCCACCGCATGGACCACAAAATCAACGACATCTACAGCCACGTCGCCCCCCAAGTCGAACACAACCTCCTCAACGCCCTCCAAACCCGCTGGCAACGCTCCCTCCCCAGACGGATCCCAAGGACAACGGCGAGCACGACGGCGACTCCGGACCGCTCCCCGCCTGAGTACCCATCACCTGTTCTGGGGCCGCTGTCAAAAGCGGCCCCAGGACACTTCACCGCCCCGCCCCCAGCACAATCCATCCGGCCGCATCGACGACACTGA
- a CDS encoding DUF6000 family protein, with translation MAARSRREDRSVKPALWGTPGDPSGMRRLRLVGRWVTPGRRYFRLLGGAFVMSRPRQRWLQWRLQRAGRRAPAEDLVFLLDNGGWREWLAVTWLIAAGRRADLRDRLEHGLMGETPCGYRWDYCTALARPGTERDAEILRAYLDRALSLPPDPDTDDPSQCQAQAMGALLYLDQELGTSHSRHLLAPDGPWQRWRGSLNAPLDELRQALRDDVTVAAGGNPGLRRRLRRRRGKPTAN, from the coding sequence ATGGCTGCCAGGTCCCGCCGCGAGGATCGGTCGGTCAAGCCAGCTCTGTGGGGGACGCCGGGCGACCCCAGCGGGATGCGGCGGCTTCGCCTGGTCGGACGCTGGGTCACGCCGGGGCGGCGCTACTTCAGGCTGCTCGGCGGGGCGTTCGTCATGTCGCGGCCGCGGCAGCGGTGGTTGCAGTGGCGGCTCCAGCGGGCCGGTCGGCGTGCGCCTGCCGAGGACCTCGTCTTCCTCCTGGACAACGGCGGCTGGCGTGAGTGGCTGGCCGTCACCTGGCTCATCGCCGCCGGTCGCCGCGCCGATCTGCGGGACCGCCTCGAACACGGGCTCATGGGCGAGACCCCGTGCGGCTACCGGTGGGACTACTGCACGGCCCTGGCCCGGCCGGGCACCGAACGGGACGCCGAGATCCTGCGCGCCTACCTGGACCGCGCCCTGTCCCTGCCGCCCGACCCCGACACGGACGATCCCAGCCAGTGCCAGGCGCAGGCAATGGGAGCACTGCTCTACCTCGACCAGGAACTCGGCACCAGCCACAGTCGGCATCTGCTCGCCCCCGACGGACCATGGCAACGCTGGCGCGGTTCCCTGAACGCCCCGCTCGACGAACTCCGGCAGGCCCTGCGCGACGACGTCACGGTCGCTGCCGGGGGCAACCCCGGCCTGCGCCGCCGACTCCGTCGGCGACGAGGTAAGCCGACCGCGAACTGA
- a CDS encoding WXG100 family type VII secretion target, whose product MTQRLKVVFGSLSELTQQLESTAGQLQAHLDDLDEALARIAASWSGDAHDRFHQCFSEWRATSSDLHQSLARLHQLTTTAHGNYTAAESANLVMWGVK is encoded by the coding sequence ATGACACAGCGGCTGAAGGTGGTCTTCGGCTCGCTCAGCGAGCTGACACAGCAACTGGAATCGACAGCCGGCCAACTGCAAGCGCACCTGGACGACCTCGACGAAGCCCTGGCCCGGATAGCCGCATCGTGGAGTGGCGACGCCCACGACCGCTTCCACCAGTGCTTCAGCGAGTGGCGCGCCACCTCAAGCGACCTGCACCAGTCGCTGGCGCGCCTGCACCAGCTGACCACCACCGCCCACGGCAACTACACCGCCGCCGAGAGCGCCAACCTGGTCATGTGGGGCGTCAAATGA